Proteins encoded by one window of Bdellovibrionales bacterium:
- a CDS encoding YnbE family lipoprotein: protein MKLKAIILSLCWAFLACAPTVALQAPDKPLEINLNVKIDHQISVKVDKQLEDVMKKNEGIF, encoded by the coding sequence AAGCGATAATTCTATCATTGTGTTGGGCTTTTTTGGCTTGCGCACCTACTGTAGCTTTACAAGCACCGGATAAGCCTTTGGAGATTAATCTCAATGTTAAGATTGATCATCAAATTTCCGTCAAAGTAGACAAGCAACTCGAAGATGTCATGAAGAAAAACGAAGGTATTTTTTAA